One Papaver somniferum cultivar HN1 chromosome 10, ASM357369v1, whole genome shotgun sequence genomic window carries:
- the LOC113316843 gene encoding ETO1-like protein 1, which translates to MRNLFLPEACKETQVHALSPQSWLQVERGKLSKSSSHASSSIEPLIKVPEPPILPFFKPADYVEVLAQIHEELETCHPYEKSSLYLLQFQVFRGLGEVKLLRRSLRAAWQKASTVHEKIIFEAWLRYEKQGEDLISDLLASCGKCTQEFGNLNIASQIPDDIELKAFETLGMIGGNRVSSTVFFRIGDQKIACDRQKIASLSGPFCAMLNGCFRESLREEIDLSENGISLSGFRIVSEFSETGSLNNVHPDILLEILTFANKFCCERLKDACDRKIASLISSKQDAVDLIDYALEENAPVLAASCLQVFVNELPDCLNDDQVVKIFGNANKHQRHIMAGSASFSLYCLLSEVAMARDSRSETTVCFLERLVDSAENYRQRQFSFHQLGCVRFLRKEYDEAEKLFEKAFSLGHVYSVTGLARLGSIKGNKIGSYEKLSSVISSHSPLGWMYQERSLYCEGEKKLEDLVKATESDPTLNYPYLYRAASQMRKQKVQDALMEINRVLGFKLALECLELRFYFYLALEDYRAALCDVQAILTLSPRYRLFEGRVAAIQLRTLVREHVENWMTVDCWMQLYDRWSSVDDIGSLSVIYQMLESDAAKGVLYFRQSLLLLRLNCPEAAMYSLQLARQHAGSEHERLVYEGWILYDTGHCEEVLRKAEESISLKKTFEAFFLKAYALADSSLDPSCSATVVSLLENALKCPSDRLRKGQALNNLGSVYADCGKLDFAADCYINALRIGHTRAHQGLARVHSLRGDRNAAYEEMTKLIEKARSNASAYEKRSEYCDRELTKADLEMVTQLDPVRVYPYRYRAAVLMDSHKESEAITELSRAIAFKADLHLLHLRAAFHEHIGDVSGALRDCRAALSVDPNHQEMLELHSRVNSQEP; encoded by the exons ATGAGGAATCTCTTCCTCCCAGAGGCATGTAAAGAAACACAAGTACATGCTTTAAGTCCACAATCATGGCTTCAAGTTGAGAGGGGGAAActctcaaaatcttcatcacatgcCTCTTCTTCTAT AGAACCTCTGATCAAGGTCCCAGAACCACCTATACTACCATTTTTTAAGCCTGCCGATTACGTAGAAGTTCTAGCTCAAATACATGAAGAGCTTGAAACTTGTCATCCTTATGAGAAATCTAGCCTTTACTTGCTACAGTTTCAGGTTTTTAGAGGTCTCGGGGAAGTTAAATTGCTACGGAGAAGTCTACGAGCAGCTTGGCAGAAAGCAAGTACTGTACATGAGAAAATTATATTTGAGGCATGGTTGAGATATGAAAAACAAGGAGAGGATCTTATATCTGATTTGCTTGCTTCTTGTGGCAAATGTACTCAGGAATTTGGTAATTTAAATATTGCTTCTCAAATTCCTGATGATATTGAACTGAAAGCGTTTGAAACTCTGGGGATGATCGGGGGAAACCGTGTTTCAAGTACTGTATTCTTTCGAATTGGCGATCAGAAAATAGCCTGTGATAGGCAGAAAATTGCTAGCTTATCAGGTCCTTTCTGTGCAATGCTTAATGGTTGCTTCAGAGAATCACTCCGGGAGGAAATAGATTTGTCTGAAAATGGTATCTCCTTGTCGGGTTTCAGAATAGTCAGTGAATTCAGTGAGACAGGCAGTTTAAACAATGTTCATCCTGATATTTTGCTTGAGATCTTAACATTTGCAAATAAATTTTGCTGTGAAAGACTTAAAGATGCTTGTGACAGAAAAATTGCATCTTTGATTTCCTCAAAACAAGATGCTGTGGATCTTATCGATTATGCACTTGAAGAGAATGCACCAGTCCTCGCAGCATCATGTTTGCAAGTGTTTGTGAATGAACTTCCTGACTGTCTGAATGATGATCAAGTGGTTAAGATATTTGGAAATGCTAATAAACATCAGAGACATATCATGGCTGGGTCAGCATCATTCTCTCTCTACTGTTTATTAAGTGAGGTTGCCATGGCCCGAGATTCCCGATCCGAAACTACTGTTTGTTTCCTGGAAAGACTGGTTGACTCTGCAGAAAATTATAGGCAGAGGCAATTTTCCTTTCATCAACTGGGTTGTGTGAGGTTTCTGAGAAAAGAATATGATGAAGCAGAAAAGCTGTTTGAGAAAGCTTTTTCATTAGGTCATGTTTATTCAGTTACTGGATTAGCTAGATTGGGTTCCATCAAAGGCAACAAAATTGGGTCTTATGAGAAACTCAGTTCTGTAATATCCTCCCATAGCCCTCTTGGGTGGATGTATCAGGAGAGGTCACTTTACTGTGAAGGTGAAAAGAAACTGGAAGACCTTGTGAAGGCGACAGAGTCGGATCCTACACTTAATTACCCTTACTTGTATCGTGCTGCATCCCAGATGAGGAAGCAAAAAGTACAAGATGCGTTAATGGAAATAAACAGGGTTCTTGGTTTCAAACTAGCACTGGAATGCTTGGAGCTTAGGTTTTATTTCTATCTGGCTCTTGAAGATTATCGAGCGGCATTATGTGATGTTCAGGCAATTCTCACTCTGTCTCCTAGATACAGGTTGTTTGAGGGGCGGGTAGCTGCCATTCAGCTTCGCACACTCGTGCGTGAACATGTTGAGAATTGGATGACTGTTGATTGTTGGATGCAACTTTATGATAGATGGTCCTCAGTTGATGATATTGGGTCTCTTTCGGTTATCTACCAGATGCTTGAGTCTGATGCAGCAAAAGGTGTTCTATACTTCAGACAGTCCTTGCTTCTCCTCAG GTTGAACTGTCCTGAGGCTGCTATGTATAGTCTACAGCTGGCTCGCCAGCATGCTGGAAGTGAACATGAGCGCCTTGTTTACGAGGGTTGGATTTTATACGATACGGGTCATTGTGAAGAAGTGCTTCGAAAAGCAGAGGAATCAATTAGCCTAAAAAAAACGTTTGAGGCTTTCTTCCTGAAAGCTTATGCTTTGGCAGACTCAAGCCTTGATCCTTCTTGCTCAGCAACTGTTGTTTCACTTTTAGAAAATGCTTTGAAGTGTCCTTCTGACAGGCTTCGCAAAGGACAG GCTCTAAACAACCTCGGCAGTGTCTATGCTGACTGTGGAAAGCTGGACTTCGCAGCTGATTGTTACATCAACGCCCTACGGATAGGACACACCAGAGCCCACCAGGGTCTTGCACGGGTTCATTCCCTCAGAGGTGATAGGAATGCTGCGTACGAAGAAATGACAAAGCTGATTGAGAAGGCCCGAAGCAATGCATCTGCATATGAAAAGAGGTCAGAATACTGTGACCGTGAACTGACGAAGGCTGACTTGGAGATGGTTACCCAACTAGATCCAGTTCGAGTTTACCCATACAGATATCGAGCCGCTG TTTTGATGGACAGCCACAAAGAAAGCGAAGCAATCACAGAGCTCTCAAGAGCAATAGCATTCAAAGCTGATCTCCATCTTCTACACTTACGAGCTGCGTTTCATGAGCATATTGGGGATGTATCTGGCGCATTACGAGATTGCCGAGCGGCTCTCTCTGTCGATCCTAACCATCAAGAAATGTTAGAGCTTCATAGCCGTGTAAACAGTCAAGAGCCCTAA